The Gossypium arboreum isolate Shixiya-1 chromosome 2, ASM2569848v2, whole genome shotgun sequence region taaattttacattaatGTGTTGTATTTATATTTATGCAACTGTTAACGAAAAGAATACAAGTTACAAATTCCATAGTAATGGGAAATTGACTTAATTTACGGTATTTTGTTATTATTCAAAGCAATAAAAATAATTCAGCGgcaaattaaaaatttaaggttATAAAGTTTGAGGTTTACCATATATGAGtttgatatttatattaaatttgttCATTTATAATCTAATTTGTTAGTTTGATAGTTCAATTAGTCATTCAATAATGTATTAATGTATTAATGTAATGGTCGATAATTATTACAAAGAATAATATTTGATGTATTATTGATGCATGAACCTTATGCATTATCAGCAAATGATGATACAAtacataataattaaataaattaaaaataataaaagatttataaataaatagtaatagtttttaaacataattaaatattaattatgattatcataaataaatactaataactCTTAGGTTTAAGGTTTAGAATCTTTAATTTAAGATTTAGAGTTCAAGCAAGTATAGAATTTTGAGTGGGATTTTGGTATttgtttataattaattattatttaattatttaaatagagTTATTAGTATATTTGTTTATACATCCTCCgatattttgttgttttattctATGATTAGGTATCATGATTATTATCAATTGGTCGTGCATGAAACTCATTTATTGAAGGTGCATTTAAATTCTCTCTTATTATAATTTTTGTAtaccttttatttgaaaattttattactcatttctcacattttcaataataatattaggATGAGTTTAACATTGAGGTTGAAAGAGTGATTTTGAAAAGTCTGatcgtgattttgaaaaataaaaaatttaattttagataTTATGTTATAAAGTACTACACTTTTTTAATGAGGAtaaaacaaaattagaaattttagaAGTTAAAAATATAGTTTGGTTGGAAGGGTTTGAAATCatttaatgaaaattaaaatatatatttaataagttAATGTTTCCATGTAAATCACCTCATCAAACTCGTAATCCAGCTTCACCCAAAAGGCCAAAACTAGAGAGTAGGGTGAGGGAGAAAAGCAGCATTATGCTCAAAAGTTAAAAGCAAGTGAAACAACCATTTGTCTTATTTTCCAGAGATTATTCCTTCTCCTCGGACACACAAAAACGGGTTTCTCATCTTCTTAGCCTTTTTAGGAATTTACGTTTACTTGGTTAGATTTAGATTTCAAACGCTTCGGTTTGCGAAACAGAAAGATCAGAATATCCACACAGATCCTTAACCAATGCCTTTTTATTGTTTCAACCAGAACGTAGAACCCAAAAGCCCGACAAATGCCAGACCTAATTGTGTTCCAAGGTCAACTCAGATTGACAGACATCATGCCTCACAACTTTGCTTCTTTTACTAAACAAGAaacactttctttttcttttcttttaattatttccAATGCTAAAGCATAAGAGAGAAGACAACTTAGCCATCCTGGGGTTACATtacattatataataataaaactacTGCTACTAGTAACTATCAATAAGCTTCTAGTTGATGATAATTAGGTATCCAATGACTTGATCTTGACTTCAAAAGCCCTAAACTCAGCATTCCAATTGTGTCAACAGATATGATCCACAAATGGGCATGTTGGTTTTCAACTTGCACTGTGATGGACTCAACCATTTTGAACCCTAGTCGCTAAGGTTCTCATGAAATCTGGGTACTGACAGATATCATCCACCATGCAGTCTTGACCCAGCTGTAGATGGTTCACCGGAATCTCATTACTGTATGGCACCACTTGAGAACCTGTGATTCCATTGAAACTCAACTGCTGAGGAACCCCCTGACAGTAATCTATATAACCACCTAAATGCTCACTCTTCTTGCTCTCCTTCAACCCACTCAGGGACTGGCTGGATGACATCTCAGTCACTAGTGGAACGATGGAATGTTGAATGCAATCAGTATCTGATTTCTTTGAGCTGGGTTTCGGTAAGAATCCCTGAATTATCTCTTGCAACAAGCCAGAATCAGAAGGCTCCGATCGGAAGAACTCCATATCATCAGCTTGACTATTTGACAGGGCGGGCACACTTGTTGTATGACTCGAATTCTTTTCCTTGCGAGGAAGAGTCATAGTTGAGTCAATGAGAGAATCTGCAAAGTTACCGCTTGCCCGTAGAGAACAGCTGGTTGGGGAATTCAACGAAGTACCTCCAGGCAAAATGGTTGGAATAGAGAAAGAAGAAGGTAATGAAGAAGCAGCAGAAGATGTTCCATTGATCAGTTGAAATTGGTCAACCAGAGACGGAGGAGGCGCCTGGAAAGATAAATATGAAGACGAATTTAAGAGGTCACGTAGTAAAAGCATGTTCAAAGAAGCATTTCTTTGATGCCCCCCAGACCCTAAGGAGAAGTCTCCCACTTGGGAGTTAGCAAACGGTGGCCACTTAGAAGAGTGCCCAAAATGATGATGCTTCCTGTTAAGCTGTGATTGCCTAGAGAAGCTGAACTGAGGAAGAAGGTGGTCGCTAGCGGAGTGAGGCTCAGTCACAGGGTAAACGAAATTGGTTCGAGCCTTGATTCCGCGCATAGCTCGAGCCGCACAGTCATAAGCGCAAGCAGCCTCCTCGGCCGTGTCAAAAGTGCCTAGCCACCGCCTCTCTTTGGACTGTGGGTCTCGTATCTCAGCAGCGTAACGGCCCCAAGGCCTGCGGCGAACTCCACGGTACCTCATGGTCCCACCAGTGCCACCATTTTCTTTTAGAGACCTCTTGTTTGTCGTTGTTGGCGTTGTGCTGGTTGTGGTTGTGGAAGTGGCGGAGGTTGTAGTTGAGACGGCGGACTTCTTGCGATAGGTGGTGGCATCTCGTGGGTCAAGGTCAGTCACATTAACGACGCCCTTTAGTCTCCTAAAAGCTTCTTCCATCGAGTAAAAAACGAAAATTGAGAAGTGCAACGAGAGAGAGAGCAAGTGAAAAAGTAGTTAAGAAATCAAAAGCAACCGAACAGAAAGAAAAAGAACGCAGTATCTGGAATCTGGACTCAGAGAGGGCTTTGGCACCTGGAACTGGAAGCTGAAATGTGGATAATGGTGGAGCGTATCTGCTTGTATTTATAGGTAAATACTGAGAAGGGAAATGAAGTGAGAGAGAAGACATGTATGGAGAATGACACATTTTTATTTGGATAAACTACAAGCGAGGATAATTTATTTAGGAAAATTTAAGTTTCGGTTATTTAATTTTAGAAagtaataaaatatcattaatttatttaaaaatatttatttaaattattgaacTATTTAAGAGTTTTTTTTAAGTCATTAGATTATTAGTTATTCTTTTAAGGTATGGGTAGCCAACTCTAATCTACGATTCAACAATCGATATGGTAAATCTGTATCCATTAACAAATAGAAGAACATACCTTATATCTAAGTTGATCTAATTATCAATGTCGAAAATGAAAACTGTTTGGATTTTGGTTCACATATTCGTGAtattcaaagttgtttcatgaaaaagaaattgaactaTAGAAGAGATGAGGAGGGAGAGATTTTAATTGGTGCAGGTGGCTCAAACAAAAAGGTCATATAACAATGATTTTAATAactcaatgacttaaataaaaacttttgaatagttcaatgaccattttgtaattttttgaagttaagtgatcaaaacgtaaatttattaatagtttagtgaccttaAATATAATCCAAGCAACTCTTTCTTAAATCCAAGAAATATTTTTGTAGGCATTTGCCCCCGATCCAAATCGAGGGATCGAATTGATTATAGAAATATGAATTTAATTAGTTGATTTATTAGTGAACAAGAAAAAATATTATCTAGGCAAATAAATAGGTTGACCTTAAAACAACAACATATAATTACTTTTTCTATAAAACAAACTTGTATTTTATCTACGTTACCCttttttaaataatgaaaaaCAATTTGAAAGAAGCAAGTCAACCAATAGAACAACTACTCTTagaacccaaaaataaatatgctttaccttttcaattaattcaatatCATTAAATGTATATTGATGCTTTAGTCaaaaaatttgataattaaaactgttttgtttttttttaaatttttttattgagtGTCTTCGCTTATCTTGTTCTGGTGACCTTATCAAAaaaattttatcatattaattTCTACTCTACCTTCCTTGAGTTCATTATCGAGGGAACCTCATTTCATTTAAAGCATTTTGTTGGAAATCATATAAAGACAATTCCTATTTGAGATAGATGTTTGTGAAAGTATTTTACGATTCAGAAGCAACTGTTTCTTGTATGTATTGTGTATTAATCTATTATAACTATATAATACCCCACGCCATGAATTACTGCATTTATTCAAGTGATCCATAAACGACAAAAATCTCTTTTTTTCCCTATCTCTATCCTAATGACTCGAAACCAAATCTCTTATTCTTTGTTGAGTAACAGCTCAAGTAAGTCTTCAATGAGCCCCTTGAAAGCTTGATACAAAAAACTAATTTTTGTTCGACATCTCCGAGCTGTATATCCCCCATTTAATTTTGATCattgaataaaataatttttgatgAATAACTAATTTATTCTTTCAGTTATTCTTTTTAGTCTATTAATAATAAAACAGATTCTTCCaaagtataaaataaaaattccaatGACTTTTGTTGCTCAATCGTTCTAACcatgatttttccttttttttctaggCATTTTCATTTCCACTTGAaataagaaattgtattggtacaaagtattaaaaaaaacatattaactAAAATAAAGATGTACATAGAAATGGATAAATAAATAGTAGGTTCTGTCATTTCTAAGGTTACTTCTTAAATGGTGAGGCCCTTTCTATACACCGGAGCTCattcattcatttaacatttaacataAACTTCTTGccataattaatttatccttaatCAAGTTCTTTATCATTTGCATATGAATTTATACCATTAAGAATATCAAGATTTTATGCTTCCACGTACTCTTCAAAGTATAGATCATTTCAATTCCACTTACGAATGAAGTTATAAAGCATGCAACATGCTAGTATGATCGAAATATGTTGTTGATATGAGaaaccctttcttttttttttctttttttttttttgtagaacAACAAATGCCCTATCAATTACATTTTGAAGCTATGAATGTTTCTATAACACCTATACCTGACCCAATCAACGGGTCCGAGTATGGTGTATCACAACTTAAAACCATATGAATTTGACAAAAACACTTGAAAATTTAAAAAGCTTTGAGGTCTCTGTGTATACTTCGAATTTGGCGTAAACTCCAGTATAACAATAACAAAATAATCAAATCAATAATATGTCAAATAGAGCATATTTAGACAAACATTTGGTGGATGCCTTGTAAAATTTGCAGGGTTATATAAAATGCAATATGATTATTTCCCATACAAAAGTTTCTAGTGCATCACTGACAGTTATATAACATTCAAAACAATTTGGCGTATACACCTAAAAGATAATCTCATAAACCATAATTCACTGGATTAACTATATACTTCTAGAGTTTATAAAAATTCTCATAAAATAGTGTTTTGGAAAAAGCtataaattattatttggttATAAAATACAACTATACGCCACCCTTCCAAACGGTCATGCATGATATAGAAATAGGCAAGTGGCTCACTATCAATAGTTAATCTCTTCTACAGAATCTGTTTCTTCTATCAACACACCTGAGATGAAAAAgataacatgtaacaccccgtacccaagtccgttaccggagtcgaacacaaggtgcacacagacttaacttaattgttttcacagtccataaaaaaatttttccagactagctggttactgcat contains the following coding sequences:
- the LOC108465109 gene encoding ethylene-responsive transcription factor ESR2-like; translated protein: MEEAFRRLKGVVNVTDLDPRDATTYRKKSAVSTTTSATSTTTTSTTPTTTNKRSLKENGGTGGTMRYRGVRRRPWGRYAAEIRDPQSKERRWLGTFDTAEEAACAYDCAARAMRGIKARTNFVYPVTEPHSASDHLLPQFSFSRQSQLNRKHHHFGHSSKWPPFANSQVGDFSLGSGGHQRNASLNMLLLRDLLNSSSYLSFQAPPPSLVDQFQLINGTSSAASSLPSSFSIPTILPGGTSLNSPTSCSLRASGNFADSLIDSTMTLPRKEKNSSHTTSVPALSNSQADDMEFFRSEPSDSGLLQEIIQGFLPKPSSKKSDTDCIQHSIVPLVTEMSSSQSLSGLKESKKSEHLGGYIDYCQGVPQQLSFNGITGSQVVPYSNEIPVNHLQLGQDCMVDDICQYPDFMRTLATRVQNG